From a single Hippoglossus stenolepis isolate QCI-W04-F060 chromosome 2, HSTE1.2, whole genome shotgun sequence genomic region:
- the rab3da gene encoding RAB3D, member RAS oncogene family, a, whose translation MASARDHGASPEQKDAADQNFDYMFKLLIIGNSSVGKTSFLFRYADDSFTSAFVSTVGIDFKVKTIYRNDKRVKLQIWDTAGQERYRTITTAYYRGAMGFLLMYDITSEDSFCAVQDWATQIKTYSWDNAQVVLVGNKLDMEEERQVQTEDAHRLASELGFQFFEASAKDNVNVKQVFEKLVDVICEKMNESVNGDASPAGGSQGEGLKDTSHSSQGGCAC comes from the exons ATGGCGTCAGCCAGAGATCATGGGGCAAGCCCGGAGCAAAAAGATGCAGCCGACCAAAACTTTGACTACATGTTCAAGCTGCTGATAATCGGAAACAGCAGCGTGGGAAAGACCTCCTTCCTGTTCCGCTACGCAGACGACTCCTTCACTTCAGCCTTTGTCAGCACAGTGGGCATCGATTTCAAGGTCAAAACCATCTACAGGAACGACAAGAGGGTCAAACTGCAGATCTGG gacACAGCGGGACAGGAGCGCTACCGGACCATCACCACAGCCTATTACAGAGGAGCCATGGGATTTCTGCTCATGTATGACATCACGAGCGAGGACTCATTCTGCGCTGTTCAGGACTG GGCAACGCAGATCAAGACGTACTCGTGGGACAACGCTCAGGTCGTGCTGGTGGGAAATAAGCTGgacatggaggaagagaggcagGTTCAAACTGAGGACGCCCACAGACTGGCTTCAGAGCTCG gcttTCAGTTCTTCGAAGCCAGCGCCAAAGACAATGTCAACGTGAAGCAGGTCTTTGAGAAGCTGGTGGACGTCATCTGTGAGAAGATGAACGAGAGCGTCAACGGCGATGCCAGTCCGGCAGGCGGCTCCCAGGGAGAGGGCCTGAAGGACACGTCCCACAGCAGCCAGGGTGGCTGCGCATGCTGA
- the pld6 gene encoding mitochondrial cardiolipin hydrolase, which yields MMWTVKAVGLGVVAASLSLELFVWFLRRLKPGRTLHEVLFFPSEMACVEHIFIPSSPHSCLCPLPHGVETSFSRLLGRILSAKSSLDLCIFCFSNMDLCRAVLALHSKGVTIQVLADKDYAAVPGSQIGVLRKAGICVRCDGAPVYMHHKFAVVDGRLLITGSLNWTLTAVQSNMENVLITEEPELVRPFITEFSRLWAFNDPAPSHHSVDQKPAHVVSRTCD from the exons ATGATGTGGACAGTGAAGGCAGTTGGCCTCGGGGTGGTGGCCGCCTCTCTGAGCTTGGAGCTGTTTGTCTGGTTCCTCCGGCGCCTCAAGCCGGGACGAACCCTCCATGAGgtcctcttcttcccctcaGAAATGGCCTGTGTGGAGCACATCTTCATTCCCTCTTCACCACA TTCCTGTTTATGCCCATTGCCTCATGGCGTCGAGACCTCTTTCTCCCGTCTTCTCGGCCGCATCCTGTCTGCCAAGTCTTCTTTGGACTTGTGCATTTTTTGCTTTTCTAACATGGATCTATGCAGGGCTGTGTTGGCGCTGCATAGCAAGGGCGTAACCATCCAAGTCCTCGCTGACAAGGACTACGCTGCCGTCCCTGGCTCCCAGATAGGGGTCCTCCGCAAGGCCG GGATCTGTGTGCGCTGTGACGGGGCCCCTGTGTACATGCACCACAAATTTGCAGTGGTGGACGGTCGGCTGCTCATCACTGGCTCCCTCAACTGGACGCTGACAGCAGTGCAGAGCAACATGGAGAACGTCCTCATCACGGAAGAGCCCGAGCTGGTGCGACCCTTCATCACAGAGTTCAGCAGGTTATGGGCGTTCAATGATCCAGCTCCAAGCCATCACTCAGTCGACCAAAAACCTGCTCACGTTGTCTCTAGAACCTGTGACTAA
- the LOC118123711 gene encoding transcription elongation factor 1 homolog, which translates to MGRRKSKRKPPTKKKLTGDLDNQFTCPFCNHEKSCDVKLERSRNTGIISCTVCMEEFQTPITYLSEAVDVYSDWIDACEAANQ; encoded by the exons ATGGGTCGTCGCAAGTCCAAAAGAAAGCCTCCTACTAAGAAGAAGCTGACGGGGGATCTGGACAATCAGTTCACTTGTCCCTTCTGCAACCACGAGAAGTCGTGCGATGTCAAATT GGAGAGAAGCAGGAACACTGGGATAATCTCCTGCACGGTGTGTATGGAGGAGTTCCAGACGCCCATCACCT ATCTGTCGGAGGCTGTTGACGTGTACAGTGATTGGATAGATGCCTGTGAAGCAGCCAATCAGTAG